AGTATGGTAGAGGAAGACGAGAATACAAGAGTGAACGTAGCCCTGACGCAACCTTTTCCGCGCAAGGAGTAGCTTGATCGCGAGCCGTGCCAAGCCGTGCATCAGCCGAATTTTAGAAAACAgtgtaaattaattacaacAATTATCAACGGCGGTATAAGCCAGAAGACAGAAAGATGAACGGAATAGTCAGAACCGCTCTGAGGGCCTCAACTCTCAAGGGATTAACACAATCTACCGTTGTTGTCGGCGGCACGGCACGAAGGGATTTCGCAAGAACGATGTGGAACATGTGCAGCCGGCAAAACGAACTTGCACCACTAACgagttacaaaattcaaaatcccAGCGATTTTTGCAGCTGCGGCTGCTCCCGAAAGGCACACACCAAAGGTTAGGGTCATTTTTCAATGTCACCTCGTAACTTCTCCGCCCGAAATATAacttactattattattattactattatttggtttttttttaagtgataattttctctctatttattcaattgcaattttttgtcatttacATGGTTGATGCTATAGCGGAGAAAGAATTGGGACTCTTTTTAGCTGAGGAAATTGTTGCGGAAAAGAAGGCACAAAAAATGAAGACCATTCCCACAGAGTTAGACGGCTTTAAGATATCGTTAGATGGAGCGGAGGTTACGCTCACCAAAAAACATGGAGATGAAACGTAAGCCAAAAATTGTTTAGCGATCTTCTTGCTATAgttattacaattttgtgACAAAAACTTGACtgaattcgtaattttttagcATAACGATAAATTTCAATGTCAATCATACTGTCGATTCTGATTCTGAACCTGACATTGACACCCCAGAGGACAAGGCTGAATTTGGAGAAATGAAAAGCAAGCCAAGCTTCGAAGTTGATATTGAAAGAGGAAATCAAACTCTAGGGTTCACATGTTCATTCAATAATGAACCGCAAGCTTCTGGTGCCGATGATGGCTAcagtaagtttttttttccctcccatggaccaaattaaattttaaaaaaacctCGCCAATACGAAATATTGgagttacatttttttcttttttttcaatttgactAAATTTACGCTGCATTCTGTTTTAAAATTGTGGTTGATCGGACGTGAATGGTATCCAAAGCGTTGAGTACAAATTGACAAACTTTTTGTCTTTTTGATAATTTACCTTTGGAAAAGTAAAGTGCTACCGTTGGCATTGGGTAATATCATAAACAACGAAATTATCTCAGTCACGGTGGATCGACAAACCCTTATAAAAGTGCAACATTGCAACTTAcgtaaatagaaaaattaaaattaaatagagTAGTACGTTCACTACATGAAACAATTTTGACTTGTGCCCTGTGCAGACGATATCTTTGGCATAGACGAAATAACATTGTACGAAGGAGAAcacaatgataaaatttatgcTGTCGCTGGTGATGTTATTGATGGCGTAAGTATATAATAACAGATATGGCataatactgaaaaaaaatttttcccttgCAACGacattataatgaaaataatcatttcatTCGACAGTATCTTTATGATTTACTGATGAACTATCTTGAGGAGAAAGGAGTGTCAAACGAATTTGCTGAGAAACTGATTGAGCTGAGTACGACCTATGAACATACGGCATACATCAGTTTACTCGAAGGTCTCTCAAAATTCACATCTGGAAAATAATTCCGTTATTTGAATGTCTGTCGAATGTCCGACATGTTTACCATTAATCAGAAGAACTGTACTGTATAGTCTTAGGTCTCGTTAATAAACTCTTCTTACATACGCCAATTGTGTTTCCCATAACTTTCCTCTCATCTCTGAATACAAAATACGCATGGAAAATaaggaattaaaataaaaaaattaataatttatatgaCATTGGACAAGTGTTTGATAGTTttctatacatttatattacacatatgtatacacacattcTTGATACTTGATAAGGAAATATGGAATTCGATTCGCTAAACCATCATTGGCTCTGTAAAACAGTTGAAATCATTGTGCTACGAGCCAATTGTTATACATTTAAGCTAGTCTCGAGTAGAAGctttgaaacgtttttttacaTTTGGCATTCCTAAAGCAGAATGCCTTGGAAATATGCAATTGATAAACCTGAGTATAATCAATGAGAAGCATCGAATGTCTCTTTAAAATTGCTGAGTGGTGACAATAATTAAGAATAATCTTTTCAGGCATTAATAATCGAGGTTTACGCTTACTACCTTTACCGCCACACAAAGAGATTAAAATAAGTAGTTATTGTTGAACATACATGAAGCCGAAGCTAGCAGCCGAACGTGTTTAACTTtttagaaatagaaaaatatcgttcagTTTTATCAACATAATTCTATTAAAGTATCGGGAGTTCGaggtatttaaataaatttagatCTTCGTATTTCACTACCTTATCCGAACGAACATTAGAAAATTTGGCTGCTAATTCcggctgctagcttcagcctTATAAACATATTGCATAATGAAATCATCCATACCTAGAgatataaaacaattttaccTGAAAGTAAATTCATATAAATTACTTCAATCTTTGTTAATAGCTTTTATTCTACTGAATTAAGGATCCGGCGATGCATGCTTCTGTACCGCCGCCTCACTGTTGGTAACTTTATGAGGTACCGATGGGATCGTAACTTGTGCCAGCGGCATGCACGGCGAGCAAAGCATAGCTGACATCCAAGACGATATTGGCATCCACGGTCTATCGACTAATTGTCAGCTGCGAGGCGGGGCTGTTTTCTCCTGATCTGTACCTAGGTAGTTAGCTTCCACATCTTTAATCTCTATGTGCTGATCCTTCATAGCTttctgaaatttgaaagataGAGAACCATTGGTTGCGAGAAAAAAGTACAGAGCTGAATTTGAAACTGAGGATTGATTAATCTTGAGGTTGACATAGTTTATCGAAGAGATTTcaagttttcgtttctttgaGTCCAACTCACCGCCACGCACTCTTTATAGACTTTGAGCAAGCTAGAGCACATCGAGTCGTTTCTATCGCccttgagaaatttttcagagaaCCAATAATTGAAACAAGCGTCGTATTTCTGTTTTAATTCACTGCATGCTTCCATGCTGACGTTCCGCTCAATCTGGTCACGGTGACAAAAAcctattttgaaataataataactaaatagtaataaaattaccTTTACACACTGCTGGT
The Neodiprion fabricii isolate iyNeoFabr1 chromosome 5, iyNeoFabr1.1, whole genome shotgun sequence genome window above contains:
- the LOC124183088 gene encoding complement component 1 Q subcomponent-binding protein, mitochondrial, yielding MNGIVRTALRASTLKGLTQSTVVVGGTARRDFARTMWNMCSRQNELAPLTSYKIQNPSDFCSCGCSRKAHTKAEKELGLFLAEEIVAEKKAQKMKTIPTELDGFKISLDGAEVTLTKKHGDETITINFNVNHTVDSDSEPDIDTPEDKAEFGEMKSKPSFEVDIERGNQTLGFTCSFNNEPQASGADDGYNDIFGIDEITLYEGEHNDKIYAVAGDVIDGYLYDLLMNYLEEKGVSNEFAEKLIELSTTYEHTAYISLLEGLSKFTSGK